In the Desulfovibrio subterraneus genome, TTGATCTGAAGGAAGACATCGTCGTGGCGCTGGCCGTAGCGGGTGGGGGCATCGCGGAAGATGAGGCTGAATTCCATGTTGTTCTTCTTAACGAACACGTAGAAGGACTTGATCACGGACTCCAGCTTCTCAAGGGCGTTTTCCGGGCCACGCACTTCAAGGTACTTTTCGATATCGCTGATAAGCTGGGTCTTCACGTTGTTGATAAGCGTGAAGAAGATATCGTCCTTGGTCTGGAAGTGGCGGAAGATGGTACCTTCGGCAACGCCTGCTTCCTTGGCCAGAAGGCTGGTGGGGGTGTTGTTGAATCCGCGCTCGGCAAAAAGGCGAGCGGCAGTGTCCAGTATTACGTCGCGTTTCATGTTCTATCCCTTATATGTCTTGCCCGTCTTCACAGTGAGACGGGCTGATGGAGTGTACTATTGTTGTTGTCCAGCAGTGTACTCTTTATAGCAAGCAGCAGTGGACTATTAAATTTAAGTGTTCACTCACGCAGTTTGAATACCCGCATGGCGGGGCCTTGTCAACCGCAAGGTCGCCAAAAAGCGAGGGTGAAGCTCTTTTCAGATGAAGCGCGTTCCCCTGCCGGGTGCGGCAGTGCCGGAGGGGTATATGGGGGGGCGCAGAGCCTTTGTCGAAACCGGATTACCGCGTGGTTCGGGGGTCCGTGGCGGTCATGGCCTTGTGCATGCGGTATATGTCCGTCAGCGCACGGTTGTTGCGCTGGGCCATGTTCTCAAGCTCGGGCAGCAGGTTCAGGATGGCGTCCAGATCATCAGCCTGAGCTGCCCGTTCAACGCAGCGGGCCATGCGTTCAAGCACCCGCAGGCCGAAACTTGATGCGGTGCCGGCCAGACGGCCTGCGGCTTCCTGCACACCGAGCGGGCTGCCCTTGCGCACGCTTCTGTGGGCATCGGCAAGGGCCTCGTCTATGTTCTCCAGCAGGCCGGGAACAAGCGGCAGAAGGCTGGCGTCAAGCGTGGGCATGTCTGAATCGGCTGACGGCGCTGTGTGAACCAAAGGTTTTGCCTGCTCTTTTGCCTGAACCTGTTCAGGCATCCGCTCTTGCGATTGAGTTCCGGAGGGAGATTGCGTGCTTGCAGGCTGCCCGCTGATGTCATGGTCTGCGGCCTGTTGCCGCACGGGGGCTGCCTGCACTGCACCTGTCGTAGCCGTCAGCCTTGCAGCTTGTGCTGCAGCGGGGGTGTCCGGCGTACTCGGCTGGTTCTGCGTCTGTTTATCTGTGCGTTCCTTCCAGTGTTCGGGAACGGTAAGGTCGTCTGCATTCTGTCCGGTCAGGTCTGGCGTGGTTGATCCTTCAGCTGCAGAGCCGGATTTTCTGATTGCGGCTTCAACTGCGGTTTCAACGGTGCTTTTGCCTGCGGGACTGACTGCGGGTTTGGCCGCGGGTCTGTCAGCGGGCT is a window encoding:
- a CDS encoding TetR/AcrR family transcriptional regulator, with amino-acid sequence MKRDVILDTAARLFAERGFNNTPTSLLAKEAGVAEGTIFRHFQTKDDIFFTLINNVKTQLISDIEKYLEVRGPENALEKLESVIKSFYVFVKKNNMEFSLIFRDAPTRYGQRHDDVFLQIKEIYSYVTNYLKESIEEGKQEGIIREDVSAQDYADMLMSTMVGLVRAVHFGFIDSSDDILKSVIESYTRLLTTK